CGTATCTTTCAATGTCCTTCTTGAAGACCGGCTTTCTGTCAAGCTCGACGAACTCGCCGACTTCCACATCAGCCGTGGTGTGGTTCACCCTCGTCGTTGTGCGGAAGATTATCGGGACCTTGTACTTCTCGCTCAGCTCGTAGGCGTACTTTATGAGGTCGTGGGCCTCCTGCGGGTCGGCTGGTTCGAGAACCGGGAGAAGGGAAATCTTGCCGTAGTACCTGTCGTCCTGCTCGGTCTGGCTCGTGTGCGGCCCGGGATCATCCGCCACGAGAATTAAAAGGCCTCCCTCAACGCCAGAATAGGCGAGGCTCATGAGCGGGTCAGCGGCAACGTTTAGGCCGACGCACTTCATCGTAACGAGAGCTCTTAAGCCGGTGTAGGCGACTCCAGCGGCCTCTTCTAAGGCTACCTTCTCGTTCGGCGCCCACTCGGCGAAGACCTCCGGCTTCAGCCTCGCTATTGTCTCAATAACTTCAGTTGATGGAGTTCCAGGATAACCGGTGGCGAAGACGACTCCGCTCTCAAGCGCGCCATAGGCTATCGCCTCGTTTCCCATCAGGAGCTTTCTCTCTTTTTTAGCCGAAACCTCGAGTGAAGCGTTAGAAGGAGCGTTCTTTAGAGCCTCCACGATGACCACCGTAGGCTGTCCGTGAATAAGGTTAAAACTCTATGCTCAGGAAAACACCGACGAAAATCGAAAAATATTCGAAACAGTGAAGGTGAGGGGTGCGCTTAAATAGTCCTCCACCATAGTTATCCCCATGAAGGTTAAAGAGCTCCTTGAGAAGGTCGATGAGACAATAGCGAGCCTGAAAATAGCCATAGTCGCCAACCAGCAGAGGGCTATGGAGACCCCATACACTAGCCTGGAGTTCACCCAAAGGGCCATTGAGCTCCAGGAGGATCTGGACGACCTCCTGAAGGCCAGGGAATTCCTGCTCTCCCTCGATTCCGAGACCGATGCCGAAGAGCACTTCTCAAAGGAAGAGCTTGAGAAGTTCCTCAAACTTCTTGAGCTCCTTAGGAGTGTAGATGCCCACTTCTACTGAGGTGATGCCCGTGGACTTCCGGGAGCTTGAAAAGTTGCTCGTTGAATTCAGGGACGCCAGGAACTGGAAAAAGTACCACACGCCAAAAAACCTGGCTATCTCCGCTGTGGTTGAGCTGGGAGAGCTTTTTGAACACTTCCAGTGGCTCAGTGATGAGGAAATCCTTGAGGCCGTAAAGGATCCTCAGAAAAAGGAGGATATCGCGGATGAGATAGCGGACGTTATAATATACCTCGTTCTCTTGGCACACGAGCTTGAAATAGACCTGGATAAGGCCGTTGACAGGAAAATCAGAGAGAACAAGGCTAAGTATCCTCTTTCCAAAGGCTGAGGAACGCCTTCTTTAGGGATTCTGCCTCTTCTTTGTTCAGCCTGTTTTTCTCCCAGCGCCCCTTCATGCTCAGGTTTTCGTCCTCGATGTCCAATACCGCCTTTCTCACGCCGCCTTGCTTAACTGTTCTCTCTGAACGAAAGCTTTGAATATTTTCGTGAATAATTGTGAGTGTATGGTAGTGAAAGAGAAACTCTACACGGTAAAGCAAGCAAGCGAAATTCTCGGCGTTCACCCAAAAACAATTCAAAAATGGGATAAGGAAAGGAAAATCAAAACCATTAGGACACCCGGCGGAAGACGAAGAATACCAGAAAGCGAAATCAAGAGACTTCTCGGCATAAGCGAAGAGAAAGGCATAATCATAGGCTATGCAAGAGTCTCAAGCCATACCCAAAAAGATGACTTGGAAAGGCAGGTTGAAGCTATCAAGCAATACGCAAAAGAACGAGGCTGGCAAGTCCAAATACTCAAAGACATCGGTTCAGGATTGAACGAGAACAGGAAAAACTACCGCAAACTCCTCAAACTCGTCGCAAAGGGAGAAGTCTCAAAAGTCATAGTCACTTATCCCGACAGGCTCACCCGCTTCGGCTTCAAAACTATCGAATTCTTCTTCAAGGAAAACGGTGCAGAGATAATAATCATCAACGAGAAAGAAAAATCCCCACGAGAAGAACTCATTGAAGACTTGATAACAATAATCAGCCACTTCGCCGGCAAGCTCTACGGAGCTCGTTCCCACAAATACAAAAAGCTCAAAGAAGGCGTGAAAAAATTAATCGGGGAGGTCGAGAATGACTAAAGTCGTTCTCACATACAGAATGCCTCACAACTGGAATATTGACTTTTTCTTTTTTTTAACAAGCCTCGCCCTTCAGGGCGGGGAGGAGGTCAGTTGACGTGCCTCCTCGGGACGACGAGCACATGCCCCTTGTTCGCTGGGTATCCGTCGAGGAGTATCCTTATCAGCTCGTCCTCGTACAGCAGGTTTTCCCTCTTTGGGGTGCAAAACGGACAGCTCATGGGACCACCAAAGACTTAAAACCACCTATCTTAAAAAGTCCCTGGTGGGAGCATGGATGAGGAACTTAAAGGGCTTGAAAGGACTTACCGAAAGCTTCTCTCCGCAGGTTTGCTGCTGCTTCTGGTGGGATTTGGGCTCCTCATATTTAAGCCCCTGGGGTGGACCGCATCCATGATACTTGGGGCTGTTGTCTTTGCCCTGTCCTTCATCCCGCTGGAGCTTGCGAAGAGAACCGCCAGGAGGATGGCAGTCATCGCTTTTAGGGGAGAATAGAAAAGCTTAATAGATTGCCTGTAGAGTAAGCTAAAGGAGTAAGGGAATAGAGGTGATGGGAAATGGCGTTTGTACCACCGCAGGCCGGTTACGACCGGGCGATTACAGTATTCAGTCCTGACGGAAGGCTCTTCCAGGTCAACTACGCCAGAGAGGCAGTTAAGAGGGGAGCGACTGCAGTTGGTGTTAAGTGGAAGGAGGGCGTTGTTCTGGCAGTTGAGAAGAGGATCACAAGCAAGCTCATCGAGCCGAGTAGCTACGAGAAGATTTTCCTCATTGACGATCACATAGCGGCCGCTCCGAGCGGTATTATTGCCGACGCCAGAGTTCTCGTTGACAGGGCCAGGCTGGAGGCTCAAATCTACCGCCTCACCTACGGCGAACCCGTCCCGCTCACCGTTCTGGTGAAGAAGATATGCGACCTCAAGCAGGCCCACACCCAGTACGGGGGTGTGAGGCCCTTCGGCGCCGCCCTGCTCATGGCGGGCGTAAACGAGAAGCCCGAGCTGTTTGAGACCGATCCGAGCGGCGCCTACTTCGAGTGGAAGGCAGTCGCTATAGGAAGCGGAAGGAACACCGCGATGGCGATTTTCGAGGAGCACTACAGGGACGACATCGGAAAAGACGACGCAATAAAGCTCGCAATCCTCGCCTTGGCCAAAACGCTCGAAGAGTCTAGTGCCGATGCCATAGAGGTAGCTTACATAACCATGGAAGACAAGCGCTGGAAGAAGCTCCAGAGGGAGGAGCTTGAGAAGTACCTCAACGAGATCCTCCAGGAAGTCAAGGAAGAGGAAGTCGAGGAGAGGGAAGAGGACTACTCCGAACTCGACCAGAACTACTGAGGTGACGGGCGATGCCAATAAGTGTTGATAAAGCCGTCATCGCCCGTCTGAAGACCCATGGTGAGACTTTCGAGATACTCGTTGATCCCTATCTCGCTAGGGACTTCAAGGAGGGCAAGGACGTCCCGATAGAGGAGATCCTCGCCACTCCCTATGTTTTTAAGGATGCCCACAAGGGCGACAAAGCTAGCGAGCACGAGATGGAGAAGATATTCGGCACCAGCGATCCCTACGAGGTCGCGAAGATAATCCTCCGAAAGGGTGAAGTCCAGCTGACGGCGGAGCAGAGGCGGAAGATGCTCGAGGACAAGAAGCGCTACATAGCAACGGTGATTCACAGGCATGCCGTTGATCCGAGGACTGGCTATCCGCATCCGGTTGACAGAATCCTCAGGGCCATGGAAGAGGCAGGAGTGCACATTGACATATTCAAAGATGCCGAAGCCCAGGTTCCGCAGGTGATAAAGGCGATAAGGGCCCTACTCCCTATAAAGCTTGAGGTCAAGGTCATAGCGGTCAAGATACCCGGGGACTACGTTGGAAAGGCCTACGGTGAGGTCAGGAAGTTCGGCAACATCAAGAGGGAGGAGTGGGGAAGCGACGGCTCCTGGATGTTCGTGATCGAGATACCCGGTGGGGTTGAGGAGGAGTTTTATGAAAAGCTCAACGCCCTTACAAAGGGCGAAGCGATAACTAAACTGTTAGAGAGGAAGGGCCTATGAAGAAGATTTTTGTAAAACCCAGAGAACTCGTTGTCCCTGGGACTTTACTCGCCCAGGGGCCTTTTAAGAACGGAAGAGGGACTTTCAGGGAAGGCAACGCAATCTATTCCACAGTCATTGGCCTCGTTGAGATCAGGGGAAACGTGATAAGGGTCATACCACTCGAAGGCCCGTACATTCCAGAGGTCGGAGACAGCGTCCTGGGGAAGATCGTTGACGTCAAGTTCTCCAGCTGGACGGTGGACATCGGAGCACCGTATCAGGCAAGCCTCAGGGTTCAGGATGCCGTTGAGGAGAGGATAGACCTGCTCAAGACCGACCTGAGGAAGATATTCGACATCGGGGACATAATCTATGCCAAAGTTAAGGCCTTCAATGAGGTAAACCAGATTGACCTCACAACTAAAGGAATGCCCTTCAAGGGCGGCCCGCTCAGGGGCGGTCAGCTGGTCACAATAACACCGTCCAAAGTTCCCAGGCTTATAGGCAAGGGCGGTTCGATGATCAACATGATAAAGACCCTAACTGGAACGAGGATAATAGTCGGTCAGAACGGCTGGGTATGGGTCAGCGGAAAGAACGACGAGCTTGAGAGGCTCGCAATCGAGGCAATACTCAAGGTTGACAGGGAGAGCCACACCCAGGGCCTCACCGACCGCGTTAAGGAGTTCCTCCTTAGCAGGCTCAGGGAGCTTAAGGAGCAGGGAGTAATAGAGGAAATACCCGAGGTTAACGGAGAAGAGGGTGGAGAAGATGATGGGCAGGCCTGAAGGATTAAAGCTCATCGATGAGAACGGTAAGAGGATTGATGGTAGAAAGAAGTACGAGCTTAGGCCTATCAAGATGGAAGTGGGTGTCCTCAAGAACGCCGACGGTTCGGCGTACGTTGAGTGGGGCAAGAACAAGGTTTTAGCTGCCGTCTACGGCCCGAGAGAGATACACCCCAAGCACCTCCAGAGGCCGGACAGGGCCATACTCAGGGTCAGGTACAACATGGCGCCCTTCAGCGTTGAGGAGAGGAAGAAGCCCGGGCCGGACAGGAGGAGCGTTGAGATAAGCAAGGTCATAAGGGGTGCGCTTGAGCCAGCGTTGCTCCTTCACATGTTCCCAAGGACTGCCATAGACGTCTTCATCGAAATACTCCAGGCGGATGCCGGTACGAGGGTTGCCGGAATAACGGCCGCTTCGCTCGCTCTAGCGGATGCGGGGATACCGATGAAAGACCTGGTTGCCGCGTGCGCCGCTGGAAAGATAGACGGCGAGATAGTGCTCGACCTCAACAAGGAGGAGGACAACTACGGCGAGGCGGACGTGCCAGTCGCTATAATGCCGCTCAAGAACGACATAACTCTCCTCCAGATGGACGGCTACCTGACGAAGGATGAGTTCCTCGAGGCAGTGAGACTTGCCATAAAGGGCGCCAAAGCCGTTTACCAGAAGCAGAGGGAGGCCCTCAAAGAAAAGTACCTCAAAATAGCCCAGGAGGTTGAGGGAAATGAGTGAGATGGAAGTCATGGCAAGCATAATGCGCGATCACATCATCGAACTGCTCCGCGAGGGCAAGAGAATAGACGGCCGCTCCTTTGAGGACTACCGCGACCTTGAGATCAAGGTCAACGTCATTGAGAAGGCGGAGGGCTCGGCGTGGGTTAAGCTTGGCGACACTCAGGTTCTCGTCGGCATTAAGGCTGAACTTGGCGAACCCTTCCCTGACCTGCCCGATAGGGGCGTCATAACGACAAACGTTGAGCTCGTTCCGCTCGCATCACCTACCTTTGAACCCGGCCCACCGGATGAGAACGCAATCGAACTGGCGCGTGTCGTTGACAGGGGGATCAGGGAGAGCCAGGCCGTTGACCTGGAGAAGCTCGTCATAGTTCCGGGCAAGCTCGTCAGGGTTATATTCATAGACGTTCATGTCCTCGACCACGGCGGCAACCTTCTCGACGCCAGCGGAATCGGTGCCATAGCGGCTCTCCTCAGCACGAAGCTGCCAAGGGTCAACTACAACGAGGAAACTGGTGAAGTCGAGGTACTCGACGAGTACGAGCCTCTTCCAGTTAACCACGTCCCGATTCCAGTCACCTTCGCCAAGATCGGCAACTCAATAATAGTTGACCCGAACCTCGACGAGGAGCGCGTCATGGACGGCAGGCTCACCATAACGACCGATGAGACCGGACACATCTCAGCGGCCCAGAAGGGTGAAGCTGGAGCCTTCAAACTTGAGGAGGTTATGTACGCCCTTGAAGTTGCCCTGAAGAAGGGCAACGAGATAAAGGAAAAGGTTCTGAAGGCCGTTGGAAAGGCCTGATGTTCTTCTCTTTTGTTTTGGGTGGTTGTTATGGACGTCATCATGGCCTTAGCTGCAGTAGTTTTTGCGGGATTTGCAGTGAGGACAGTATACCTTCTTTTCCGTGAGGAGCGCAAGAAAGACCTACTCCTTACATCCGCCATGTGGGGCTTAGCCCTCGTTGTTTGGGGGCTGTATCTCATTACAGTCAGGGGGAAAACTCCGGTTCGATTTGGAGTCGTGATGTTCGGTTTGACCGCGTTCCTGCTCTCTTTCATAGGTTTGTTCAGGCTTCTTGAGGAGAGTCCATCGGAGTTTGGGAAAGAGCTATAAAGGAAAACATCAAAAGGTAAGACAGTTCACGGTCAATCGGGGGGAATCGTTATGGGACTGTTTGACAGCTTAAAAAAGAAGGATATAAAGCCAAGTGTGAAACCTCCCAGCATAAAGAAGGAGGTAACGGGCAAGAAGGCTCCCGTCCCTACCAGGACGGAGGTGGATGTCATACCTGTTGAGGAGGATGTTCTTGCTAAGGAGCTTGTTAAGCCGCAGCTAAGGTACCTGCACAAGATAACTATCACCAGCTACTCCGATCTGGAAAAGGTGTCCAGAGAACTCCAAGACGGCAACATCGTGCTCGTTGATCTCACTCCTCTTGAGAAGAAGCCCGACATACTTGAGAAGGTTGTCCAGCAGATCAAAGGCATGGTCAGTGCTCTCGACGGACAGGCCGCTAAGGTCTGCAAGCATGAGATAAAGCTCATCCTCCTGCCAAACGATATAAGGATCGCCAAGTGAGGCTTTCCTTTTACACCTGTTCTTCTTCGGTTCTACCATGAATTTATAAACGGTTCTCGGTACTTTAGCCTCGGTGATGCTCATGGGTGAAAACGGCGAGAAGAAGGAGAAGGTTGAGGTTCACGAGGAGATAGGCGAGGTTCAGGTCATTTCCCTTGGAGACTGTCCAATCTGCGGCGGGAAGGGCACGCTCAAGGCCATCCAGTACATCCACGAGATACCCTACTTCGGCAAGGTCATGGAGAGCACGATATACTGCGAGAGATGCGGCTACCGCAACGCCGACGTCATAATCCTCGAGGACAGGCCTCCAAAGCTCTACACCGTCAAGGTTGAGGAGGAGAAGGACCTCTTCACGAGGGTCGTCAGGAGCAAGAGCGGAACGATAGAGCTTGACGAAATCGGCGTCAAGATAGAGCCAGGCCCGGCCGCAGAGGGCTTCGTGACCAACGTTGAGGGAGTCCTTGAGAGGGTCCGCGAGACCCTTCTGATGGCCAGGGAGTTCAAGAGGCAGGAGGGCGACGAAGAGGCCGTTAAGAAGGCAGATGAGATACTCCAGTACATCGAAGATGTCAAGGAAGGCAAAAAACCCATAACCGTTAGGATAATGGACCCCCTCGGAAACAGCGCCCTCATAGGAGAAAAAGTCAAGAGCAGGCTTTTGACCGAGGAGGAAATAAAGAAGCTGAGCCTCGGCCCGTACGTCATCGTTCCAGAGGCCGAGGAAGAGAACACTTCAGAAGGCGAGAAGAAGGAGCTCGATGAAGGAAACTCTCTAGAGGTAAACGACGTCCCTCGCGAGCAGGTCTTCAATAAGCGCCCTCACCCAGGGCTTCCTCGTTTTTCTTGAGAGGTGGATTATGCCCTCCACGTGGATTCCGTAGCGCTCCTTCATCTCCTCCCTGCTCATCGGCTCCTTGAAGAGGAACGGCCTCTCGATCGTGAAAGCATAACCGTACTCCCTTATGTAGTTACCGAGCCAGTTTTTCCCGTTCTCTCCGTGAACCAGCGTCAGCCCGCTGGCCTCCTTGGTCATCTCCCAGAGGGTGTCCAGGTCTGCCTTGATGACCTCTCCCACCTCGAAGCCTCCCGCTATCGTCCCCCTCTTCGTTAGGGTCTGCTCCTCGTGGAGGCCGAGTCTTCTCAGCGTATCCCTCAGCTCGTAAGGGTTCCCCCTAGCGACGTAGAGGAAAACTATGTCCCCCTCACCGAAGGCCCTGCTCTTCCTGAGCTCTACCGTCTTAAGCCCCCTGAATATCAGCTCCGCGTAGACCTGGTGCAGGGCTATGACGTGCTCCATGCTTCCACCGATTCGAAAGATATAAAATCGGTTAAAAAGAGTTTGGTTTGATGAGGAAAACTCGGGTGGTTGATGAAAGGCGACACAAGTTTCTTGTGCGCTCTGCCCTGTTAGACTTTGTCATTGCCATAGTGAGTTATACCTTTTCTGGTTCAGGGCCTTTCCTTGTGTTCCTGACTCTTGGGGTTATTTTCATTCTCCTCGACAGACTCGGAACACCTGCCGTTGAGCTTGATATTGACGGCACCACCTACTGGATATATCCAAGCTGGAACTTCTCCGAGATTGTAGTTGATGGGGGAGATAGAAGGACCTTTCCCCTGCTTCCTGGCAAGAACACTATCGAGGTTGGTAGAAAGGTCATTAACGTTTACCAAATGCCAAGGCGCTTCTTTCCAGCTCTCTTTGTTGAGTTTGAAGGAGAGAAGATCAAACTGCTCTAAGTCCAGCCTTAATAATGTCGCTCACAACACCGCTGGCGGTCTCCTTGAGCCCCGCTCCCGCGCCCTTTATTACCAGCTCCCCCAGCAGGTCAGTCCTTATGACCGCCGCGTTCTCGTGGCTTTCCACCGCGAGCGGGCTTTCCCTCGGTATCTCTGCAGGTTCTACGGCAACTCTCCCCTTTTCCACTCTCGCTACCAATCTGATAGTCTTCCCCTTGGTCTTTGCCCTTTCAATCTCCCCCTCGGTGACCTCGGCAATGCCTCTGACCCTGATCTCATCGTACGTTATCGGATGGAAGGCGAGGCAGTGAAGTATCGTGGCTTTGTATCCAGCGTCGATGCCGAGTACGTCCCCGCTCGGGTCCCTCTCGGCTATTCCGAGTTTCTGGGCCTTTGCCAGCGCCTCCTCAAAGCTCAATCCCCTTTCCATCTGGGTCAGGATAAAGGTCGTTGTCGCGTTGAGGACTGCTTCGATACTCTGGACGTCATCACCCAGCAGGTTCTCCCTCAGAAGGCCTACTATCGGCGTCCCGGCCATTACTGTTGCCTCGAAGAGGTATAGGACTCCCCTCTTTTCGGCCTCGCCTATAAGCTCCCTGTAGTGGTACGCAAGGGGCGGCTTGTTGCTCGTTACAACGCTTTTTCCTTCTTTCAGGGCCGCCAGGTGCCACTTCCAGGCTTCTTTATCGTTGGTAACGTCCACGACAACCTCAGCATCGACCTCCCTGACCACATCCCCTGGCGTTAGCTCGTAGACCTCGTAGTCGTTGGTCCACGCGGAGAGCTTACCGAAGGTCTCCTTCACGAGGAGCGCTTCCATCAGGTCTATCCCCTCGGGGAGCCAAACCGTTCCACTGGTGTCTGAAATGCTGACGACGTTTATCTTTACCCCGTAGCGATCCTCAAAAAACCTGCTCTTTTTGAGAAGAACGCTCGCCGTTGCCCTTCCAACGTTTCCAAAACCCACAAGCGAAACCCTAACTTCCTTCAAGAACACCACCGGAGTAAAATAGGAAAAAAGCTTAAAGCCCTTTCACTTGTTCAGGATGACTCTAATGAGGTTCATATCCCTGACTATTCCAACGAGTTCGTCCTGGCCCCTTATGACGGGAAGCTGTTCTATCTCGTACTTGACCATCTTCTGGGCAACATCGTAGACGCTCATATGGGGTGTAGCCACGAC
This Thermococcus stetteri DNA region includes the following protein-coding sequences:
- the psmA gene encoding archaeal proteasome endopeptidase complex subunit alpha gives rise to the protein MAFVPPQAGYDRAITVFSPDGRLFQVNYAREAVKRGATAVGVKWKEGVVLAVEKRITSKLIEPSSYEKIFLIDDHIAAAPSGIIADARVLVDRARLEAQIYRLTYGEPVPLTVLVKKICDLKQAHTQYGGVRPFGAALLMAGVNEKPELFETDPSGAYFEWKAVAIGSGRNTAMAIFEEHYRDDIGKDDAIKLAILALAKTLEESSADAIEVAYITMEDKRWKKLQREELEKYLNEILQEVKEEEVEEREEDYSELDQNY
- the rrp41 gene encoding exosome complex exonuclease Rrp41, with amino-acid sequence MMGRPEGLKLIDENGKRIDGRKKYELRPIKMEVGVLKNADGSAYVEWGKNKVLAAVYGPREIHPKHLQRPDRAILRVRYNMAPFSVEERKKPGPDRRSVEISKVIRGALEPALLLHMFPRTAIDVFIEILQADAGTRVAGITAASLALADAGIPMKDLVAACAAGKIDGEIVLDLNKEEDNYGEADVPVAIMPLKNDITLLQMDGYLTKDEFLEAVRLAIKGAKAVYQKQREALKEKYLKIAQEVEGNE
- a CDS encoding ribosome assembly factor SBDS, with the translated sequence MPISVDKAVIARLKTHGETFEILVDPYLARDFKEGKDVPIEEILATPYVFKDAHKGDKASEHEMEKIFGTSDPYEVAKIILRKGEVQLTAEQRRKMLEDKKRYIATVIHRHAVDPRTGYPHPVDRILRAMEEAGVHIDIFKDAEAQVPQVIKAIRALLPIKLEVKVIAVKIPGDYVGKAYGEVRKFGNIKREEWGSDGSWMFVIEIPGGVEEEFYEKLNALTKGEAITKLLERKGL
- a CDS encoding IS607 family transposase, translated to MVVKEKLYTVKQASEILGVHPKTIQKWDKERKIKTIRTPGGRRRIPESEIKRLLGISEEKGIIIGYARVSSHTQKDDLERQVEAIKQYAKERGWQVQILKDIGSGLNENRKNYRKLLKLVAKGEVSKVIVTYPDRLTRFGFKTIEFFFKENGAEIIIINEKEKSPREELIEDLITIISHFAGKLYGARSHKYKKLKEGVKKLIGEVEND
- a CDS encoding homoserine dehydrogenase is translated as MKEVRVSLVGFGNVGRATASVLLKKSRFFEDRYGVKINVVSISDTSGTVWLPEGIDLMEALLVKETFGKLSAWTNDYEVYELTPGDVVREVDAEVVVDVTNDKEAWKWHLAALKEGKSVVTSNKPPLAYHYRELIGEAEKRGVLYLFEATVMAGTPIVGLLRENLLGDDVQSIEAVLNATTTFILTQMERGLSFEEALAKAQKLGIAERDPSGDVLGIDAGYKATILHCLAFHPITYDEIRVRGIAEVTEGEIERAKTKGKTIRLVARVEKGRVAVEPAEIPRESPLAVESHENAAVIRTDLLGELVIKGAGAGLKETASGVVSDIIKAGLRAV
- the rrp4 gene encoding exosome complex RNA-binding protein Rrp4, encoding MKKIFVKPRELVVPGTLLAQGPFKNGRGTFREGNAIYSTVIGLVEIRGNVIRVIPLEGPYIPEVGDSVLGKIVDVKFSSWTVDIGAPYQASLRVQDAVEERIDLLKTDLRKIFDIGDIIYAKVKAFNEVNQIDLTTKGMPFKGGPLRGGQLVTITPSKVPRLIGKGGSMINMIKTLTGTRIIVGQNGWVWVSGKNDELERLAIEAILKVDRESHTQGLTDRVKEFLLSRLRELKEQGVIEEIPEVNGEEGGEDDGQA
- a CDS encoding ZPR1 zinc finger domain-containing protein — its product is MGENGEKKEKVEVHEEIGEVQVISLGDCPICGGKGTLKAIQYIHEIPYFGKVMESTIYCERCGYRNADVIILEDRPPKLYTVKVEEEKDLFTRVVRSKSGTIELDEIGVKIEPGPAAEGFVTNVEGVLERVRETLLMAREFKRQEGDEEAVKKADEILQYIEDVKEGKKPITVRIMDPLGNSALIGEKVKSRLLTEEEIKKLSLGPYVIVPEAEEENTSEGEKKELDEGNSLEVNDVPREQVFNKRPHPGLPRFS
- a CDS encoding cell division protein SepF, whose translation is MGLFDSLKKKDIKPSVKPPSIKKEVTGKKAPVPTRTEVDVIPVEEDVLAKELVKPQLRYLHKITITSYSDLEKVSRELQDGNIVLVDLTPLEKKPDILEKVVQQIKGMVSALDGQAAKVCKHEIKLILLPNDIRIAK
- a CDS encoding ASCH domain-containing protein; amino-acid sequence: MEHVIALHQVYAELIFRGLKTVELRKSRAFGEGDIVFLYVARGNPYELRDTLRRLGLHEEQTLTKRGTIAGGFEVGEVIKADLDTLWEMTKEASGLTLVHGENGKNWLGNYIREYGYAFTIERPFLFKEPMSREEMKERYGIHVEGIIHLSRKTRKPWVRALIEDLLARDVVYL
- the rrp42 gene encoding exosome complex protein Rrp42, whose protein sequence is MSEMEVMASIMRDHIIELLREGKRIDGRSFEDYRDLEIKVNVIEKAEGSAWVKLGDTQVLVGIKAELGEPFPDLPDRGVITTNVELVPLASPTFEPGPPDENAIELARVVDRGIRESQAVDLEKLVIVPGKLVRVIFIDVHVLDHGGNLLDASGIGAIAALLSTKLPRVNYNEETGEVEVLDEYEPLPVNHVPIPVTFAKIGNSIIVDPNLDEERVMDGRLTITTDETGHISAAQKGEAGAFKLEEVMYALEVALKKGNEIKEKVLKAVGKA
- a CDS encoding nucleotide pyrophosphohydrolase; translation: MPVDFRELEKLLVEFRDARNWKKYHTPKNLAISAVVELGELFEHFQWLSDEEILEAVKDPQKKEDIADEIADVIIYLVLLAHELEIDLDKAVDRKIRENKAKYPLSKG